The genomic segment TGCGGAGAAGGCACGGCTTGAAATGCTATTAAGGAAGATTGCTGTTTCCCAGCGGGCCAGGTGGCCAGACCCCATTCTACAGCCCATCCATCAGGCACAGCAAGCCAATccggggaggaaggaggaaggaaaagtcGGGGTGAGAGACACCTGATTGCACATTTTCTCACTTGCTGACTTAGCCAGGAGATCTTGGAGCCTGGAGTAAAGCAGGGCTTTCCCAAGGGAGCCTGCAACTGTGCGTTTAGacaatttgtttattaattttttaaaaaattcattaaaatgtcagCTTTCTTCTGAAGTTTGTAGTTTACTTCATGATACTCTCTTGGAGGAAGAAGGTAGGAAGGGACAACAGTGCATGACAGATGTTCTGGTTCCATGATAAAAAAATATCGGTTTTTAAGGAGAGTTCACACGAAGCATAATCAACTACACATGAAGTCTTCCACCAGTGGGAGCTTTTCCAAATCGTAAGCATCAAAGAGATCGCTGATGCCTTCCTCCTCCCCGAGGCTCAGGAGATAGTCCTCTTGCAGCAGGGGAGGCAGTAAGTTCACAAACGGTCCTTCTAGGTTGGAAGGAATTTGGTCCTCAGTCTGCTGTAAGAGGTTGGCTGGGGAGGCCAGAGGAGAAAGGTTTCCCATAGAAATTGAGCAATCGCTATGTCCTGAGTTGGTTGAAGCCAAGTCTGAAAGGAAAACATGGGcggaaacaaaaaataagttagaaaaatcaaatgaatttTTCTGGAAGAATGTATATGTTGCTGTTAGAAGAAAGCATGCGCCTTCTGCTAATAATGACAATGAGATGACTTTATGATGCAGATCACCTTTTATGCTAACAGGTACAAAAAAGTTCCTTGCCACCCCTCTCCCccttttaatttttgagacggggtcttattctgttggctggagttcagtggtgtgatcatgactcactgcagtcttgaactccggggTTCAAgggaccctcccacttcagcctctcaagtagctgggactccaggtgtgagccaccatgcctggttaatcttttttttttagagacagggttttgccacgttgcccagtctggtctcgaactcctgggctccagtgatctgccttccttggcctcccaaagtgcggaaattacaggtgtgagccaccacgcctggccatcttTCTTTGGCCCTAGTCTACTCACTCCTTTTTCAAATAACTAGTCAATAAACAAGAATGCATATAGCTTCAACGATGAGAGGATAACAAGTTCAAATACTTCTCTCTGCTATCTAGGTCATTgtttaaagaaaatcaaaacaaaacaatatatatatattgaaaagtTGACTTCCTAGTAGAAACTCACCAACTGAAAAAAGCACTTTTTCTTAAGAGAAggcgtcttgctatgttgtctatgctggagggcagtggctattcacaggcaagcatagctcactctaacctcgaactcctgggctcaagtgatcctgttgccccagcctccctgtagctgggactacatgcagaATTCACTGATTTTAACTCAGTCTTTTTTGAACAACCAGCTTATTAAAAAGatctctaaaaatacatttaagacaTATCCACTTTGGATTTCTGTGGTGAAAAAAGATGGCCTTTCGTTTTACCATTTCAGGTGCTGTACTTTTGCTCAGTATTAAATCAGACTTATTCACTTAAATCACCCTTATTCTCGCTGCTATATAAGgagacaataagaaaaaaaaaactgcatgtaTATCCTCAAGCtaggaaatggaaaaacatatatACTGCAAAGAGCTTCCTTTGCTCTTTGCAGAGCGGGAAGAAGttagacttcttttcttttcatgtttctgagacggagtctcgctctgttgccaggctggagtgcagtggtggatctcggctcactgcaacctctgactccctggttcaagtgattctcctgcctcagcctcccgagtagctgggattacaggcacacgccaccacgcccagctaatttttgtatttttagtagagacagggtttcaccatgttggccaggatgctcttgatctcccgacctcgtggtccacccgcctcggcctcccaaagtgctgggattacaggcgtgagccaccgtgcccggcaagaCTTATTTTCCTAAGGTTCTCCTCCCATATCCTTTCCCCATCTCATTGGGgggaaaataagacaaaaattctCCAACAAAGGCTTTTCTCGGCAAACCTTTTTCATTTCCCTCTCTGATGAGCTCTGCGGTGTGTGCGGTCAAGTGTCTCTGATGATCCACCAAGACAGTTCACAGCTTTGCTCCTCACTTTAGCTGGTTTTCAAAAACACTGCGAGGAAATATTCTCTGCCAATAGCAAAAGTCTGAAGTGACTCCATAAGTGGGTGAAGGAGCCATTTTTccaaaatcattattttcttctgcaaaccAGTCAGAATGTCTTTTAGAACATGTTACCTAATAACAACAGAAGTTTTTGTTTCTTGCCTAGGCTTGTGGTTCCAATACAGATGGTTCTAGTCACCCTCATTTTTAACATAGTTTCCAAAAGACAAAAGTGGAATTTTTACCTTTGGAAGTGGGTTTAGGGATATTCCCATTGTGGTCttggttgtttgttttcattGGACTGTGTGTTTCAGTCTCTTCTGGACATAAATAAACCTCAATGGGCCCTTGGGTACTTGCCAAATGTATTTGTAGGCTCTATGAacagaaatgggaaaagttcGAATCATAagttcttttagaaataaaagccatagtaatttttatctaaaaatgGAAAGTAAGAACAATGTTCACTGTTCACTTGCTTTTTCCCTACTAGTCCAACTCTGTCAAAGACGGTTACCCTCTtgagcaggggtcagcaaaccacAGCCTAAGGGCCAAATCCAGTTCACCAAGTggctttgtaaataaagttttattggaagaGAGTCACACTCATTCCCATTGTTTATTATTGCCTCTGGCTGTTTTCATATTCAGTGGCAGAGGTGCACAGTTGAACAGTCCAGACATAGGGTGTAAGGCTcgcaaagacaaaaatatttaccaCCTACCTGACAGTCAatgaaaatgtttgctgagtCCTGCCctagagaaagaaaacttttttgggaggtttgggggaggggagagtcAGTCTGAAAATAGCACAATGGGTGAGGTAAATTGTGTTCTttggatatattctttttctgcAAATTATTACAAGGTCCTTTAAGTGTTCCAAATACAGTATTTCCATGTTATTGTTCCTTTATGGTAGGACTTTTTCATGTGGAACTGTATACTGATGAATAGTATTCTTAAGTGCTAGGAACTGCATCTATTAAGAGAATGCAGCGTACTAACAGTTAAAAATCTTTTTCATCTAGGTCAAAGAGCTATTATTATCTTTTAGGGTAAGAAGTCTACCCTAGATGGAAGCGTGtaacttttattctctttttatctcctatggattttctttttactaCAGCTCTTTATGTTATAGTTGTAGTCTAGGCCTCTATTATCCAAGTATAtctgaaaatcataaaaatatgccCCCTACTTTCTTACAATATTCTAGTCTGTCAGCTAACCCAAAGCCCCATTTGATCTCTCAAAATGTTATAAACTAGGgagaaactttaaaacatttatatatctGTTTGTGGTGGGGACCATATGCAGGATAATCAATATAAGCTTTCCAAAGCGATTCCAATTGATCAAAACCATCTGATGACAaattatgaaaaagagaaagtacaAGAGGGACAGGGTATCATATACCACTTTGAAGTGAACATCCTGCTAGGTCAAAGTTAGGCTGTTTGAATACTCAATGAACATCAAACCGtcgaaatgttttaaaatgtatggttaagtaaaataaatgggaaagaaCCATCAAGTTCATAGGAGGGGGACAGACTTTAACTATGAGTCAATGACTCTTCAATTTCAGGCATTCCAAAAAGATCTTTGCAGATGAACAAAGACGCTGTCTCCTTACCTCTATTGAGTCAGGCACTTCAAGTCTTGTTTCTGGAGGGGCTTTCACAACTATAACAGTTTGGTCTTTAAGGCCACTAATTTTTCGAATATCTTGATATGTAACATAAGCTAACGTAAAGAGTGTCAAGGAATCTTCCATCTAATTACCTCAGATATAAGTatgacaaaaatgacaaaataggtgcatggaaaattttaaagtattttatgacTTAGAGAAGTATGCACATGTCTCCCCTTTCTGGACCTGCAAATGTTTAGGGTCTCCCATGAATCTTCATTTCTGGTTGACACTCTAAACAACTAAAGAAATGAATAGCTTTATCCCACCCATTTCTAAAAGACTATGGCTATGTAAAATATGAAACATAGAAACAGAATAGTTAAAATAAATGATCATATGAAAATCAAAAACTAAGTGGTCAGAAATTTTATCTTGAAGCCAGGGCCCTTTGCAGCACAGGCATTCCATGAACTCCAATAAAGTGTTCTGTCACTCAAACTGAATGATGGCAGATTCcaatttgcaggaaaaaaaaatgtaatctctATTAGCCATAATTTTTTTGAAACTCCAGTTACTTCTATCTATAAGCAAGTGTCAGCAgccaccaaataaataaataagtaacaaaTACATTAGTGGAAGAACTCAGAATACTGCTTAGGCAGACAGCTTGTTTTCTTAAGTGCACCTGGGCTGGTTGTGATTATGTATTGCCTAAAGAAAAGAGTGTCATTACTTCTGTTAGAAAAATTATCCTTTGCGTGGTACTATATTAACTCTATCAATATTTCCGTGTTCATGAGGAAGAAAGCAGTTTCCAGGTGCTCTGCGACCTGAAcgaatttgagaaacactgatttaggaaaagagaaaagaataatatCTCAGTACTCTTggtagttatttcttttttctttttgggacagtcttgctctgtcaccgaggctggagtgcagaggtgcaatctcagctcactgcaacctccgtctcccaggataaatgattcttgtgcctcagcctcccaaacagatgggactacaggcgtgcacccccacgcccgggtaattttttaaatgtttagtagagatggggtttcaccatgttgcccaggctagtcttgaactcctggactcaagtgatctgcctgccttcggcctccagaagtgctgggattgcaggtgtgagtcacggcGCCCGGCCTTGGCAGTTTTATCTAAGCACCGAACAATTCTTTTCAATGTCCTGGCAGCCAAGCCTAAAAGGCTATCATGAAAGAATACGGTACTTACGATAGGACAAAAGTATTCAAGTGAGCTTGACACTTGGCACTAAAAGAGAGAAGTCTGCATGGCTTTCTTATATAAGGGACATGGAGTAAACAATTAATGTACAATGTCTTTAGCCAACTATTATTTTTTACATGAACCCACAAAAAATTCCTAGGACAAAACACCAAGTAACAAACCAATGAGGGCATTTCAGCAGGTAGTATAATGTATTTAATAGCTAAGAGTCTGTGATCtaatatgtttaatataaaaaaaggggggggctTAGAGACCCTAGATGAAGTCTTGTCCCTTACAATAGTagcttctgtctttcttttcttttcttttctttttttttgagatggagtcctactctgtcaccatggctggagtgcagtgccacgatctcagcttactgccacctccgtctctcaggttcaagtgattctcctgcctcagcctcccgagtagctgggatcacaggcacgcgccaccatagCTGGGCACGCGCCACCATagctggctacttttttgtatttttagtagagataaggtttcaccatgttggcgaggctggtcttgaactcctgaccttgagtgatctgcccgcctcagcctcccaaaagtgcgggggttacaggcgtgagtcaccgttcCTGGCTGTGGTAGCTTCCTATTAGAAACTGAAGGCAGCTATGGAACTACTAATCCAGAAAAAAAGCATATTCACACAAAACTGCAAACATATGTAGGGGATCTATCACAGACTATCTCCTTCAAATCTTTACAGTTGAGATGATGGCTAATTCAGTGTTGAGCTTACAGCGGCTGCTCTTGCAGGATTCTGGGTTTTAGATCACTACATAACCCATCAAAGAAGCCAATGGATGCCTTTATAGAAGGCCAGGCAGTTCTGAGTTTTTACTGAGAACACTGGAAAAAACTGACAACCAGGTACTTACACTACAGCCCACTGTCAGAAAGCTGTATGACAAgaacttattaaaa from the Macaca mulatta isolate MMU2019108-1 chromosome 4, T2T-MMU8v2.0, whole genome shotgun sequence genome contains:
- the E2F3 gene encoding transcription factor E2F3 isoform X3 is translated as MPLQQQAKRRLELGESGHQYLSDGLKTPKGKGRAALRSPDSPKKKTRYDTSLGLLTKKFIQLLSQSPDGVLDLNKAAEVLKVQKRRIYDITNVLEGIHLIKKKSKNNVQWMGCSLSEDGGMLAQCQGLSKEVTELSQEEKKLDELIQSCTLDLKLLTEDSENQRLAYVTYQDIRKISGLKDQTVIVVKAPPETRLEVPDSIESLQIHLASTQGPIEVYLCPEETETHSPMKTNNQDHNGNIPKPTSKDLASTNSGHSDCSISMGNLSPLASPANLLQQTEDQIPSNLEGPFVNLLPPLLQEDYLLSLGEEEGISDLFDAYDLEKLPLVEDFMCS